DNA from Deltaproteobacteria bacterium:
CAGCTCGGGGAGCTTCTCCTCGAAGGCGGTGATCGCCGCCGAGTCGTCGGCGCCGAAGTCGCTCTTGGCGCCCTCGAGGCCCGCCCGCGTGCCGAGCCAGAGCTCCTGCGCCGGATCGCGCTCGCGGACGAAGAGCCGGAAGGGGGCCTCGTCGCCCGGCCGGAGCACGGCGATCGACTGGGGCTCGCCGAAGCCGGTCAGGTAGAGCAGATGCGACTCCTGCCGGAAGGGAAAGTCGACGTCACCATTCCTGCGAAACTCCCGGCTGGAGGGGAGGAGGGCGATGCCATCCTCACCGACCTGCGCCATCAGAGCTTCGCGCCTCTTGCGATAGACCTCGGGCTTCATGCGGCGCCACGCTAGACCGCTCGCCTCGACCGGGCAAGGATGGCTGCGCCCCTCGCTTGACCGGGGTAGAGGCCACCGATAGCCTCTCGACCCGGATCGCCGGATCCGGTGGGAGGGCCGGCAGGAAAGGTCAGAGGGCCAGGAGGACCAAGGGATGGGCCGATACCGAGAGCTGCTGAGGAAGGTCACGATCTTCTCCGACCTGGACGAGGCCGGGCTGGACGATCTCGAGGGGCTCTTCGTCTCCAAGACCTACGGGAAGGACGCCCTGATCGTCGGCCACGACGAGGAGGGCGACTCCCTCTTCATCATCGTCGAGGGCCGCGCCAAGGCGATGCTCCTCGGTGAGTCCGGCCGGGAGATGATCCTCTACGTCTTCCGCCCCGGAGACTTCTTCGGAGAGATGTCGCTCCTCGACAACGAGCCGCGCTCGGCCACGGTGCAGGCCTCCGAGGAGACCACCGTGCTGGCCCTGCGCCGGGACGCCTTCCACCGGCACATCGAGAAGTACCCGAAGACCGCGCTCTCCATCCTGCGGGAGATGAGCGCCCGCCTGCGCCGGGCCGACGAGATCATCGGCTCCCTGGCCCTCCTCGACGTCTACGGCCGGGTCGCCCGCCTCCTGCGCGAGCTGGCCGATCGCGACGGCGAGGAGGTCGACGAGGGGATGATGATCGCCGAGCGCCCGACCCAGCAGGACATCGCGGCGATGATCGGGACCAGCCGGGAGACCGTCTCCCGCGCCCTCTCGGACTTCGCCAAGCGCGGCTTCGTGGAGATGAGCGGCAAGAGCATCCTCTTGCGGGCCCACTTCCTCCACGGCGGCCAGATCAGCCGCTAGGGAGCTCGCTTCAGAGCCACCGCCGCAGCCGGTACGCGATGAAGGCCCGCAGCCGCCGCCACAGGCCGCGCTTGCGCCAGTGCTCCAGCTCCACCTCCTCGCAGACCGCCGTGTCGAGGCGGAAGGCGCGGGCCAGCAGCCCCACCACCTCCTCTCCGAGGAGGGTGGCGTTGACCTCGAGGTTGTAGCGGTAGGAGCGCTGGTCGAGGTTGTAGGTGCCGATGGTGCACCAGCGCTCGTCGACCAGCGCGGTCTTGGCGTGGAGGACGGTGCGGGTCCAGCGGAAGATCCGCACGCCGCCGCGCAGCAGGCGATCGTAGAGGTGCTCCCCGGCCCAGGTCACCGGTGGGACGTCGCTCTGGCCGGCCAGGATGACCCGCACGTCGACCCCCCGGCTGGCCGCCCGGAGCATCGCCCGCAGGAAGCGCCGATCGGGGGCGAAGTAGGAGTTGGTGATCCAGACCCGCCGCCGGGCGTGGTAGAGCGCGTCGAAGTAGCTGCCCCGCACCAGCGAGCGCCGGGCCCGCTGCCGGTTCTCGACGATCCGGGCGTGGAGACCGGCGGGCCGCGCGGCGGCCATCGGCGCCTCGGGGAGGACCTCGCCGCCCTGGCGGATCCACTCCTCGACGAAGAGGCGCTGGAGCTGCACCACCACCGGGCCCTCCAGGCGGACGTGGGTGTCGCGCCAGCCCTCGCCCCCACGCTCCACCGAGAGGTGGGCGTCGGAGAGGTTCATCCCTCCGACGAAGCCGACGCTGCCGTCGCAGACCAGGATCTTGCGGTGGTCCCGCTGGTTGAGGGCCCAGCGCTGCTTCCAGGGCCAGAGGGGGTGGTAGGCCTTCACCTCCACGCCCGCGCCGCGCAGCTCCGCGAGCAGCGCGTCGTCGAGGCCCAGGGAGCCGAAGGCGTCGTAGAGGAGGGCGACCTTCAGGCCCTCCCGGGCCCGCTCGGCGAGCGCGTCCGCGATGCGCCAGCCGGTGGTGTCGGCCCGGAGGATGTAGGTCTCGAGGTAGACGTACTCCCGGGCCGCCGCGATGGCCTCGGCCATGGCGTCGAAGCAGGCGCCCCCCTCGAAGTAGACCTGAGTCAGGTTCCCGGCCACGTAGGTCTCGGGGAAGGGCCAGTCCTGAGCGTGGCTCTCCCGGAGCGCCCGGCCCCGCAGGGCGGGACCGAGGAGCTTCGGACGGGGAAGCCGGGTGAGCAGCTCGGCGCCGCGCGCCCTCGTCCGGGGCGGCGGAGTGGTGGGAGGACCCATCGAGGGCCAAGGTAGCCCCCTCCGGGGCTGTTCCGCTACAGTCCCGACTCGAAGATGGGACGCCAACGAGCAGCAGCGGTCGCGACGTGAAGGCGTCCTACCGGGCCGTCATCACGGACATGGACGGCACGCTCTACTCCTGGGTGGACTACATCGTGCCCGCCCTGGAGGCGATGGTGACCTCCCTGCAGCAGACCACCGGCCTGCCGCGGATCCGGATCGTGCAGTCGCTCAAGGAGGTCTACGAGCGCTACGACACCAACGAGTACGCCTTCGCGATCCAGGAGTCGTCGATCTTCCGAGAGTACGCCCAGGACTTCGACTCCTTCAACTCGCTGGTGATCACCCCCGCCCGCAAGGCCTTCTCGGACTGCCGCCGCCGCTTCCTGCGCCCCTACCGGGGGGTGCTGCCGACCCTGCGGACCCTGCGGGCCCGGGGCGTGAGGATCGTGGCGCTGACCGACGCCCCGCGCTCGCCCGCCGAGCGGCGCCTCAAGCAGCTCGAGCTCGACGGCCTGGTCGACGCCCTCTACTCCCTGGAGGGCTTCGCCGTCCCCGACCTGGTGGATCCGGCGGTGAAGATCCGCGAGCAGGAGGGCTACTACCGCTCGGCGCTCGGGCTGGTGGTCGAGCTGCCCCGCACCCACGAGAAGCCCTCGCCCCTGGGCATCCAGCGGATCCTCTCGGACTTCGACCTGGCGCCGGAGGAAGTGCTGATGGTCGGCGACAACCTGAAGAAGGACGTCGCTGCGGCGGCCGCCGCCGGGGTGCAGGCCGCCTGGGCCGAGTACGGCACCTACATCTCCCCGGAGTACCGCGAGCGCCTCGACACCTTCTCGGCCGCGGCGGTGACGGCGAAGAACGTCGCCGCCGAGACCGATCACGAGACCTACCGCCCGGGGGCGACCCTGAGTAACTTCCGGCAGGTTCTCGAACTCCTCGAGCGCGGAGCGTGACGCACATGGGACTCCTCGACATCTTCGACAAGGACAAGCGCCGCGAGGCCTCCATCGCCAAGAACGTGAAGCGGCTGAAGGAGGTCTACGGTCAGCCGGAGGGCCGCCAGAAGGCCATCGCCACGCTCCGGGACGAGGGCAGCGAAGAGGCCCTCGCGGGCCTGCTGATGCGCTTCACGGTGAGCAGCCAGCCGGGCATCACCGATCAGGAGGAGAAGGAGTGGGTGAAGGAGATCCTGGTCGACTTCGGCAAGCGCAGCCTCGGTCCCATCCGCGACTTCCTCCGCCGGCAGACCGCGGTGAGCTGGCCCTTGAAGGCGGTGCAGGAGATCGCCGGCACGGCGATGGTCGAGGAGATGGTCTGCGACGAGCTGACCAAGCTCTCCCAAGAGTACCAGCGCGAGCACACCAAGAAGGTCACCCTCATCAAGCACCTGGCCGAGCTCGGCCGGAAGTCGGAGCGGATCCAGCAGACCCTGATGCTCTTCCTCGATGACGAGCCCGATCAGGACACCATGGTGGCCGCCATCGAGACCCTGGAGGTCCTGGACGACGAGGGCGGGTTCCGGGATCGCCTCCTCGAGCTCTTCAAGGAGCACGCCGCCGACAAGCCCCGGATCGAGAAGCTGATCCTCGAGGTCTTCGCCCGGCGCGCCTGGGACGTGAAGGGCTTCCGCCCCACCTTCGAGGAGCGGATCGAGGAGCCCTTCTATCTGACCTCGGACGGCGTGGTGAAGCTGCGGGGCGCTGCGGCCTCCTAGCCTCAGGACTTCTTCAGGCCCGCCCGGGGCCGGTGGGTGTAGGCGGCCTCGAGCGTGTCGAGGGCGGCCTCGAGCTCCTCGCCGAGCTTCCCCGGCCGGGGCACCTCGATCACGAGCTCGACGGTGAGGTTGCCGGCGGGCCGATCCTTCCGGGTCGGGACGCCCTTGCCCTTGAGGCGCAGGCGGCTGCCGCTCTGGGAGCCGGCCGGGATCTTGAGCTTCACCGAGCCCTCGAGGGTGGGCACCTCGACGGTGGCGCCCCGCATGGCCTCCCCCACGGTCACCGGCAGCGAGAGGAGGAGGTCGTCCCCCTCGCGCCGGAAGTGCTCGTGGGGGCGGATCCGCACCGTGATCAGCAGGTCGCCGGGCTTGCCGCCGTCGGGGCTGGCCTGGCCCTGGCCGGAGAGGCGGATCTTCTTCCCGTCCTCGATCCCGCTGGGGATGGTGACGGTGAGCTGCTGGGGGCGGGGGCGGTCGGGGCGGGCGACCCGGATCTTGGTCTTGCCGCCCAGGACCGCGCGCTCGAGGTCGATCTGGATCTGGGTGTCGACGTCCTCGCCCCGGGTCGGGCCCGCGGGCCGCTTCCGCTCACGCCCGCCGCCGCCCATGCCGAAGAGGTCACCGAGGGCGTCGCCGAGGTCGGAGAAGGAGAAGCCCCCGGTGTCGGCGCCGCGCCCGGAGCTGCGCAGCAGCTCGTCGAGGTCGATGCCCCCGGGGCCGGTGCCGCCGCCCCGGGCCTGGTAGCTGGCGCGGGCCGCCCGCGCCGCGTCCTGCTGCCAGCCCCGGTACTTGCGGGCCTGCGCGGGATCGAAGCCGGAGCGCAGGGAGTCCTCGCCGAACTCGTCGTAGAGCTTGCGCTTCTCGGCGTCGCCGAGCACGTCGAAGGCCGCCGAGGCCTGCTTGAAGCGCTCCTCGGCCTTCGCGTCTCCGGGGTTCCGATCGGGGTGGTTGGCCTTCGCCAGCTTGCGGTAGGCCTTCTTCACCTCGTCGGCGGAGGCGGTCCGGGGGACACCGAGGACGGCGTAGAGATCTCGCGGGCTCACGCTCACCATCTAATCACGTTGTGGCGCCAGGCAACGCCCGGCCGGTGCGCGCCGGGTGGTGCGCCCCCCGGCGTTCGCGAGTACCATGCGGCCGTCATGCCGCGCGCCCGAAGGAACCCGACCCCCCGCCTCCCCGGGACCGGGCTGATCCTCGGGCTGGCCCTGGCCCTCCCGGCGGCCGGCCACGCCCAGCCCCGGGCCCCGGAGGGGGTGGTCGAGGGCCTCGGCGAGCTGGCGGAGTCGGTGGTCCTGGCGGTGGGGGAGCGGGTGGTGACCCGGACCGAGCTCGAGTTCGAGGCCCGGCTGGTCCTGGTGGCGAGCGGCGGGGTGAACGCGGCCTTCGCCGAGCTGGACGCCCAGACGATCGCCTCGGTGCAGGCCTACCTGATCAACCAGCTGCTCATCCTCCAGGAGGTCGAGCGCCTCGGGGTCTTCGAGGTGGAGCCCGACGAGGTCTCCCGGGAGCTGGAGCTCCTGCGGCAGCGCTTCCCCTCCCGCCAGAGCTTCGAGGTCTTCCTGCAGTCGCAGGACGTGAGCCTCGACCGGGTGCGGGCGATCCTCGAGCGCAACCTGCGGGTGAAGCGCTACCTGGACACGAGGGTGAAGATGAGCGTGAACGTCACCGACGTGGACGTGCGGGCCTTCTACGAGCAGGAGCCCACCCGCTTCCGGGGCCAGCCCCTGGAGCGGGTCCGCGAGGTGATCCGTGGCTATCTCTTCGAACAGCGCTACAAGGATGCGGTACAGGCCCTGATGGAGCGGCTGCGCAAGCACGGCGAGGTCCAGCAGCTGGAGACCCCCGCCCGCTTCGCGGCGGTGGAGCGGCCCCCGGAGGCCGCGAGCGAGGACGGGGTGGAGGATCCAGGATGAGCAACGTGACGATCGGCGACGCGAGCCTGGAGGACCTCGATGCCCTCCACGCGATCGAGGTGCGCTCCTTCGCGCACCCCTGGTCCCGCCGGATGCTGGCCAAGGAGTTCGAGCACCCCTGGTCGCGGCAGCGGGCCGCCCGCGACGAGGCGGGCGTGATCCTGGGCTACCTGATCTGCTGGCTGGTCGCCGACGAGTGCAACGTCCTCGACGTGGCCGTCGATCCCGACGCGCGCCGCAAGGGGGTGGGGCGGGCACTCCTGGAGGACTGCGCCGAGATCGCCCGGGCCGCGGGCTCGGAGACGATCACCCTGGAGGTCCGGCGCTCGAACGAGGGCGCGCGCAGCCTCTACCGTGACCTGGGCTTTCGCATGGTCGGGGAGCGGCCACGCTACTACGACTCCGATCACGAGGACGCGGTCCTGCTGGAGTGGCAGCTTTGAGCCAGCGGCGCTACCAGCCGGCCCGGGTGAGCGCCCTGCGCGCCCTGGGCGGGGGCTACCACCACCTGATCCTCGAGGCCCCGCACCTGGCCGCCGGCGAGGTCGGCAGCTTCGCGCTGCTCTCGGTGCGGGCGGTGGACGCCGCCGCGGTGGATCCCCTCCTGCCGCGCCCCTTCTCCTTCCTCTCCCGCGATCCGGGGCGGGGAGAGGTGGAGATCTTCTTCAAGGAGGTCGGGCGGGGGACCCGGGAGATGGCCCGCTGGACCCCCGGCACCCGGGTCCAGACCCTCGGCCCCCTGGGGCACGGCTTCCGGCCCCCCGGGCGGAGGCGGGTCGTCCTCCTCGCGGGCGGCGTGGGGATGCCCCCCCTGCTGGACCTGGGCACCGAGCTGGCCCGGGACCACGCCGTGACCTGCTACTACGGCGGCCGCAGCGAGGCCGACCTGCACTTCCTCGAGCGCTTCGCGGCCGCCGGGATCGAGCTGGTGACCTGCACCGACGACGGCTCGGCGGGCGTCTCGGGCACCAACGTGGACGCCTTCCGGGCCTGGCTCGGCCAGGGCGGCGGCGAGGGCCCCGCGGTCTACGCCTGCGGCCCGACCCCCATGATGCGCGCGGCGGCGGAGCTCTGCGAGGGGGCCGGGCTGCCCCTGCAGTTCTCCCTCGAGGCGAACATGGCCTGCGGCATCGGCATCTGCCGGGGCTGCGCGGTCGCCCGGAGCGAGGGCGAGGGCTACGCGATGGTCTGCCAGGACGGTCCGGTCTTCTTCGCCGGCGAGGTGCGCCCGTGAGCCTCGCGCCCGAGCAGGTCGATCTCTCGGTGAAGGTCGGGGCGCTCCCGCTGACGAGCCCCGTGCTCACCGCCAGCGGCTGCTTCGGCTACGGCCTGGAGTACGCCGACCTCCTCGACTACTCGCAGCTCGGGGGCCTGTGCACCAAGGGCCTCTCCCTCGCGCCCCGGCCGGGCAACCCGCCGCCCCGGATCACCGAGACCGCGGCCGGGATGCTCAACGCCATCGGCCTGGAGAACATCGGCATCGAGGCCTTCCTGGCCGAGAAGCTGCCGGGCCTGGAGGGCATCGCGCCGCGGGTGATCGCGAACCTCTTCGGCACCGAGCCGGACCACTACGCCGCCCTCGCCGAGGCCTGCGAGCCCCACGCGCGCATCGACGCCGTCGAGCTGAACATCTCCTGCCCGAACGTGAAGGCGGGTGGGGTGGAGCTCGGCCTCGATCCGCGCATCGCCGCCGAGGTCACCGCCGGCGTGCGGGCCGCCACCCGCAAGCCGGTCTGGGTGAAGCTCTCCCCCAACGCCGGCGACCGGATCGTCGAGGTGGCCGCCGCCGTGGTCGAGGCAGGGGCTGACGCCCTGACCCTCATCAACACCATCTCGGGCATGGCCATCGACGTCGAGCGCCGCCGCCCGGTCCTGACCAACGTCACCGGTGGCCTCTCCGGCCCCGCCATCAAGCCCCTCGCCCTGCGCCTGGTCCACCGGGTCCACCAAGCCGTCGACGCTCCCCTGGTGGGCATCGGAGGGATCGCCACCGCCGAGGACGCGATCGCCTTCCTCCTGGCGGGGGCGAGCGCGGTGCAGGTGGGGACGGCGGTCTTCGCGGATCCGACCGTGCCGGAGAAGATCAATGCCGGGCTGCGGGAGTACTGCGCGCGGCATGGGATCGGGCGGGTGGAGGAGCTGACGGGGGCGCTGCAGAGCTGAACGGGCTCGTAGCCCGTCGACGTACACGTACACGTACACGTTCACGGTCTCTCCCGTGATCGAGTTCGCCGTCGAGGGGTCCCCGGAAGAACCCGTGTACGTGGACGTGTACGTGTACGGGGACGGCCTCGAGGGCGGGTGAAGATCACCGCCGCATACACAACGGGATCAACTCCGTCGGATTGTTCTCGTCCGGCAGCGGGATCTCCTCACACCTCATGTCCGCCCCACAGTCGGCGTGGGTACAGCAGGTATCCGAGCAGAAGTTGCCCAGGGCGTCGGTGAGGCAGAGACCGCTGCGGCAGGGCGCGCCGGTGGCGGGATCACAGTCGCTGCCGATGGCGCCGGTGTTGGTGGCGGTGGGCTCCTGCACGCACATCCGGAAGATGGTGCCGCCGAGGCCCCCGACGTTGCCGCAGACGAAGCCCGAGGGGCAGTCGTTGCTGGTGCAGCAGGGATCGGCGCACATGGAGGTCACGCCGTAGCTCAGGCAGGCCCCCCGGGCGCAGCCGGAGTTCGCGGGCGTGGCGCTCGAGTTGCAGATCGCCCCGGTGCCGCCGCCGCTGTAGGCCGTGTTGCAGACGAGATCGCTGATGGTGTCGTTGTTGTAGGTGAGGTGGGTGCAGGTCGTGCCCGGGCCGGTCGCCGCGCAGTCCGCGTCGCGCTGGCAGGTGTCGGTGCACTGGCCGGCGACGTTGTTGCACCAGCCGCTCTTGCAGTTGTTGACGGTACTGCTGCAGACCGCGCCGGCGAGGTCGTTGCCGAAGTCGGTCGCGAACTGGCTCTCGTGCCAGCAGAGGTAGGAGCCCGGCGCGGTCAGTCCGTCCAGGCACCAGAAGTCGGCCGGGCACTGGGCCGAGTCGGAGCAAGGCTGACTGCAGAGCCCGCCGGCGGTGAGCACGAGGCAGAAGTCGCTCTGGCACTGCACGTGCTCGGTACAGGGCTGGCCCAGGGAGAGGGAGCCCGGGGTCTCGCAACGGCCGGTGGTGGCGCCGGCGCAGAGCTCGCCGGCCAGGCAGCCGGTCACCGAGCAGCCCGCCGCGCAGGCGCCCGGGGTGGTCGAGCCGTCGCAGACCTCCGCCGGCAGGTCGCAGTCGGTGTCGGCGAGGCATCCGGCCGCGCAGCGGCCGGTCGTGGTGTCGCAGTAGTTGCCCACACTGCAGCCGACGGTGACGCAGCCGGCCACGCAGCTGCCCGGGCTGGTGGAGGTGTCGCAGACCTGGGAGGGCACGGCGCAGTCGACGTCCACGTTGCAGCCGGGGAAGCAGCGGCCGGTGGTCGCGTCGCAGAGGTTGCCGAGGGTGCAGCCGGCCGTGAGGCAGCCCGGTACGCAGCTGTTGCCCTCGCAGACGTCGTCGGGCACGGCGCAGTCGGCGTCGGTGGCGCAGCCGGGCTGGCAGTGGCCGGTGGCCTGGTTGCAGGTGTTGCCCACGGCGCAGCCGAGGGTCGCGCAGCCGTCCTCGCAGGAGCCGGCGGTGGTGTCGCAGACCCGGCCGGGGGCGCCGCAGTCGCCGTCGGTGAGGCAGCCGGGGGCGCAGCGGCCCCTGCCGGAGTCGCAGTAGGTCTCGAGGGCGCAGCCACCGGCGAGGGTGCAGCCCGAGACGCAGGTGGTGCCCTCGCAGATCGAGTCGGGGGGCGCGCAGTCACCGTCGGTGGCGCAGGAGGTGTCGATCTCGCAGCGGCCGGTGGCGGTGTTGCAGACCTCAACGCCGCCACAGCCCGCGCTGCCGCAGCCGTCGGCGCAGGCGCCGAAGAGGCAGACCCGGGCGGGGGGGTTGCAGTCACCGTCGTTGCGGCAGCCGGAGACGCAGCGGCCGGTGGTGGAGTCGCAGTAGGCGTCGGTCGGGCAGCCCGCGGTGCCGCAGCCGGCGACGCAGGCGCCGCCCTCGCAGACCATGGCCGGCACGCCGCACTGGCTGTCCGAGCTGCAGCCGGGATCGGCCTCGCAGCGTCCGGTGGTCTGGTTGCAGATCTCCACCCCGGAGCAGGGGACGGTCTGGCAGCCCGGCACGCAGGCGTTGGCCTGACAGATGGTCCCGGGGGGGGCGCACTGGGCGTCGCTCTGGCAGCCGCCGCTGCCCACGCAGGCTCCGGTGAAGAGGTCGCAGGTCTGGCCGGCGTCGCAGTCGAGGTCCGAGGCGCAGAGGCTGGAGCCGGCCTCGCAGAAGCCGGCCTGGCAGGTCTGGCCGGTCGGGCACTCCCCGTCGGAGGTGCAGGGGGTGGGCCCGAGGTCCTCGCAGCTCCCGCTCACGCAGCGTAGGGTGCCGCTGCAGTCGTCGTCCACCCGGCACTGGGGCTCGGGGGCGCCCCCGGGGCAGCCGCCCAGGAGGAGGAGGGCGGCGAGGGGGGCCAGGGCCAGGGAGGCGAGCGAGGTGCGGTTCATGAGGGCGCCTTTCGGGCGAGGGGAGGGGTCGACTCCCAAGCTACTGCCATCATTCAGGAAAAAAACCCGAAAAAAAAGTCCCTGGGGGCACTTGACGCTTTGACGCAGAGCGTTAGATTGCGCAGTGCGTCAAGCAAGAGATACCCGTCCCAATGCCCAACCTTTTGGAGGTGTGAGATGGCAAGGACCCAGAAGCAGCAGAAGAACCAGAACCTTCAGATCCCGGTGCCCGAGTTCGTGTCCAGCGGCATCGAGAACGGCAAGGCCCGGGTCCAGGACCTCGGCAGCCAGGCCGAGAGCCTGATCAAGGAGTTCTACGAGCGCGGCAACACCGAGCTCGAGAGCGTCCGTGACCGGCTCCACCTCGACGACATGGTCGATCGGGCGCGCGACATCGAGACCCGCACCCGCGACCGCGCCACCGAGATCGCCGACGACTTCGAGGAGCGCCTGCACGACCTGCAGGACAAGGCGCTGGGCTTGGTCGGCCTGGCCTCCCGCGACGAGGTGACCCGCCTCTCCAAGGAGATCGACCGCCTCACCCGCAAGGTGAACGCCCTCGCCAAGCAGCTCAAGGGTCCCGAGACCAAGACCCGGTCGACCAGCACCAAGAAGACCACCACCCGGAAGTCGACCAAGAAGGCGGCCAAGAAGGCCACCCGCTAGGTCCAGGTCTCCACCTGCGCTCCACCGGTTCGCCCGGTGGAGCGCAGGTGCCACTCTCCGCGCACCCGGGGAGTGGACCGCAAGGGCTCCTCGATGAAGATCGAGGGGCCCTTCTTCGTCTGGGGGAGAGTGGGCCCCGTTCTTGACAGGCCCCGAGAAACCCACAAAGAATCCGCAGTGTTGGAAGTAGTGATCCGAAAGGTCGTGCACGATGACGAGAGCTAGGACGAGGGTCTGGGGAGCGCTGGTCCTGCTGGCGGCGGTGGCCTCACCCGCCCGGGCAGACACCTTCCTCAACGGGGTCAACATCACCGGCGTTACCGGGCAGACCTTCGAGAAGGCGACCGTCCGGATCGACGCCAACGGCAACGTCCACATCGACGCGCCCGGCTACGCGGTCGCCGGCGCCAAGGCGGGCGCCGCGCCGGCCGACGGCGGCGCGACCGCCACCGCGCCGGTCACCACCTCCCGGGCGATGAGTGGGCGCTACTACCTCGTCTCCTCCCAGAACGAGGTCGGCGCGACCAGCTACGACATCGACCTCTACATCAACGCGAAGTGGATCCGGAAGCTGCGGGGCGAGGAGTCGCAGGTCGTGGCCGACGTCACCCGCTTCCTGCGCCCCGGTCAGAACAAGATCCTGATCATGGCGAAGAAGAACCTGGCCAAGGGCCTCAAGAGCCGCTCGCCGGGCCACACCTTCCGCGTCGTCCTCGGTGAGGGTGCAGAGGGGGGCAACAACGTGATGATCGAGCGCACCCTGGTCGACTTCAGCGTCAACGCCGCGCAGATGGAGGACATCTCGCGCGAATACACCGTGACGGTGAACTAGATGTTCCAGACCGACCCCCGCATCGGCTTCCTCGACGTGCGCCGCGAGGCGATCGTCTCGATCATCGAGTCGATCAACCACCCCCACATCGGCGTGCCGGGGCACGAGCCCCAGGCCACCCGGGCCACCGTCGTCGGGCTCCGCAACCCCGACAACTCCTTCTCGATCTACATCGCCCTCTACCTCGAGACGGCCGTCGCCAACGTCATCTACGTGAACGACCAGCAGCGCTTCGACGTCCAGGCCTACCCCGAGGTGGAGGCCGAGGCCCTGATGTTCATGGAGAGCATGGGCTTCATGGTCGACAACGCGAACTACCGCAATCTGAGCGGAGAGCAGCAACTCGAGCTGATCGATCGGCTGCCCTGCTTCCACGCCGACACCCGCGCCTGGGCCACCCGCCACGGGCTCATCGCCGAGCCCGCGCCCGCCGCCGCACCGGCGATGGACGAGGACGAGCCCGACGACGACATCCTCGATCTCTCCGAGGCAGCCGTGGTCGGAGAGCTGGTGATCGAGGGGGTCGCCGAGGAGCACATCCCGGCGCTCGAGCCCGACGAGGTCGCCAGGATGGCCCGTCTGCTCGCTTCGTTCTAGATTGCCCACCTTCCTTCCGATCGAAGGCGAGTGATCATGCTGCGCAACCCGTTCGTCCTCCTCACCCTTCCGCTGCTCCTGACCGGCTGTCCGCGAGACCCCGCTGGAGCGCGGATCCACTACGATCTGGGCATCCAGGCCAGCAGCGAGGGCCGGATCCAGGACGCCGTGAAGTCGCTGCGGGAGTCGGTGGAGAAGGATCCCAACTTCCCCGACGCGCGCAACGCGCTCGGTCTGCTCTACCACGTCTCCCTGGCGCGGCCGGATCTGGCCGAGCCGGAGTACCAGAAGGCCCTCGACCTGAAGCCCGAGTACTCGGAGGCCGCGAACAACTACTGCGCGCTCCTCCTCGACCTGAAGCGCTACGGTGAGGCCGAGACCCTCTGCCGCCAGGCGCTCGCGAACGTGCTCTATCCGACGCCGCACCTCGCCCGCGGCAACCTCGCCATGGCGATGTTCCACCAGGGCAGGGTGGAGGACGCCATCACCGAGCTGAAGGCGGCGCTGATCACCCAGCCGAAGTTCTGCGCGGGCTATCGCAACCTGGGCAACATCTACCAGGAGATCGATCAGGCCGGCGCGGCGCTCGGGGCCTACGAGAAGTTCGCCGAGCACTGCCCGGAGAACGCGACGGCCCAGCACCTCCTGGGCGAGGCCCGCCTGCGCACGGGCGACGTCTCCGGCGCCAAGGCGGCCTTCGAGCGCTGCTCGGCCCTGGCCGACACGGGGCTCTCGAGCAACCTCGGGGAGCAGTGCCGGCGCTCGCGCGCGGCCCTAGAGTCGGCGGGCGCGGCCGGGCTCATCGGAGAGTAGCCTTGGCGCTCGGCCCCTACCTGCGCCAGGAGCGCGAGCTCCGGCGCGTGCCGCTGGAGGAGGTCTCCCGGGTGACGCGGATCCCCCGCTCGACCCTCGATCTCCTCGAGGCGGACGAGCTCGTGCGCCTGCCCGGACGGGCCTACATCGTAGGCTACCTGCGCGCCTACGCCTCGGCGGTGGGCCTCGATCCCGAGGAGCTCCTCCTGCGCTACCAGGAGCAGACCGGCGAGACCCCGGCGATGGCGCCCTCCGAGCGGCCGCCGGCCCCGGCCTGGAAGGGCCACGCACCGGTCGTGGCGGCGCTGGTCGTCGCCGGGGGCGT
Protein-coding regions in this window:
- a CDS encoding phospholipase D-like domain-containing protein yields the protein MGPPTTPPPRTRARGAELLTRLPRPKLLGPALRGRALRESHAQDWPFPETYVAGNLTQVYFEGGACFDAMAEAIAAAREYVYLETYILRADTTGWRIADALAERAREGLKVALLYDAFGSLGLDDALLAELRGAGVEVKAYHPLWPWKQRWALNQRDHRKILVCDGSVGFVGGMNLSDAHLSVERGGEGWRDTHVRLEGPVVVQLQRLFVEEWIRQGGEVLPEAPMAAARPAGLHARIVENRQRARRSLVRGSYFDALYHARRRVWITNSYFAPDRRFLRAMLRAASRGVDVRVILAGQSDVPPVTWAGEHLYDRLLRGGVRIFRWTRTVLHAKTALVDERWCTIGTYNLDQRSYRYNLEVNATLLGEEVVGLLARAFRLDTAVCEEVELEHWRKRGLWRRLRAFIAYRLRRWL
- a CDS encoding HAD family hydrolase gives rise to the protein MKASYRAVITDMDGTLYSWVDYIVPALEAMVTSLQQTTGLPRIRIVQSLKEVYERYDTNEYAFAIQESSIFREYAQDFDSFNSLVITPARKAFSDCRRRFLRPYRGVLPTLRTLRARGVRIVALTDAPRSPAERRLKQLELDGLVDALYSLEGFAVPDLVDPAVKIREQEGYYRSALGLVVELPRTHEKPSPLGIQRILSDFDLAPEEVLMVGDNLKKDVAAAAAAGVQAAWAEYGTYISPEYRERLDTFSAAAVTAKNVAAETDHETYRPGATLSNFRQVLELLERGA
- a CDS encoding J domain-containing protein is translated as MSPRDLYAVLGVPRTASADEVKKAYRKLAKANHPDRNPGDAKAEERFKQASAAFDVLGDAEKRKLYDEFGEDSLRSGFDPAQARKYRGWQQDAARAARASYQARGGGTGPGGIDLDELLRSSGRGADTGGFSFSDLGDALGDLFGMGGGGRERKRPAGPTRGEDVDTQIQIDLERAVLGGKTKIRVARPDRPRPQQLTVTIPSGIEDGKKIRLSGQGQASPDGGKPGDLLITVRIRPHEHFRREGDDLLLSLPVTVGEAMRGATVEVPTLEGSVKLKIPAGSQSGSRLRLKGKGVPTRKDRPAGNLTVELVIEVPRPGKLGEELEAALDTLEAAYTHRPRAGLKKS
- the rimI gene encoding ribosomal protein S18-alanine N-acetyltransferase, which produces MSNVTIGDASLEDLDALHAIEVRSFAHPWSRRMLAKEFEHPWSRQRAARDEAGVILGYLICWLVADECNVLDVAVDPDARRKGVGRALLEDCAEIARAAGSETITLEVRRSNEGARSLYRDLGFRMVGERPRYYDSDHEDAVLLEWQL
- a CDS encoding Crp/Fnr family transcriptional regulator, which gives rise to MGRYRELLRKVTIFSDLDEAGLDDLEGLFVSKTYGKDALIVGHDEEGDSLFIIVEGRAKAMLLGESGREMILYVFRPGDFFGEMSLLDNEPRSATVQASEETTVLALRRDAFHRHIEKYPKTALSILREMSARLRRADEIIGSLALLDVYGRVARLLRELADRDGEEVDEGMMIAERPTQQDIAAMIGTSRETVSRALSDFAKRGFVEMSGKSILLRAHFLHGGQISR
- a CDS encoding dihydroorotate dehydrogenase electron transfer subunit, translated to MSQRRYQPARVSALRALGGGYHHLILEAPHLAAGEVGSFALLSVRAVDAAAVDPLLPRPFSFLSRDPGRGEVEIFFKEVGRGTREMARWTPGTRVQTLGPLGHGFRPPGRRRVVLLAGGVGMPPLLDLGTELARDHAVTCYYGGRSEADLHFLERFAAAGIELVTCTDDGSAGVSGTNVDAFRAWLGQGGGEGPAVYACGPTPMMRAAAELCEGAGLPLQFSLEANMACGIGICRGCAVARSEGEGYAMVCQDGPVFFAGEVRP